One window of the Lachancea thermotolerans CBS 6340 chromosome A complete sequence genome contains the following:
- the BSP1 gene encoding Bsp1p (similar to uniprot|Q06604 Saccharomyces cerevisiae YPR171W BSP1 Adapter that links synaptojanins Inp2p and Inp53p to the cortical actin cytoskeleton): MEREASSLRDPELEDYLARVERLDSARNGSRRSPDAHDQRPKYRPEDLERAQRLLDGDYTGYDSGTSPTKYSGSVPQIAYRSAYNYERTFSPKRGAGSPRRSDAGSAPALGLDSSPDGTRRYTVSEQDYLLLQKLKREAVGDPLVSALPSRGRPRENRVVRTVTLADDGDDNDEIPPPLPTRRAASPVLPPPDREEDSTPTKPARPLGLSVPSKSVAPAKPARVPDLSMRLKSAAPASPVVETGTKPSTPLQKNTAVSIDNRDSLVPKKPPPRKPASLTEASKADGFIKILSDRAKKPVPPKPETLKKSASYLESLENNKLTTASLDKPSKPSIQSKPSIQSKPTSYLDSLQKNKVTVSTPVREPKSPSPIAKPQHTPQMFMNSVLKTESSRPLQDSSAQSPKPFVIPPKRKSPQKEPVPESDEKAEVSFLSLRSSLKPAQSFKKSDAREPGFRSDEQKLVIPKLRRPKVQDDSAQFDGQESLKSVPRSIEGNGSASETASQRQRLNVAPPKPERKVSTPEALSKRESLAKAPPKPARKISTPEALSKRESLNKAPPKPPRKVSALEALSKRESLSKAPPKPARKVSTPEAVNKRESLSKPPPKPSRKVSMPEAMKRLEAIKAKKLSQFEGTEVSEKPPQKLEPTVESKGSPLKAKTEANNQKAPESELAALIAAKQLANKGKSRTAPELSNRAHLPQAIPFMAQLDNDKIAKMLRPASETDISRPRASDGDNQLNHPTKSRARGPKRKLPKGVKT, encoded by the coding sequence ATGGAGCGAGAGGCGTCTAGTCTCAGGGACCCAGAGCTTGAGGACTATTTGGCGCGGGTGGAGCGGCTGGACAGCGCGAGAAATGGCAGCCGGCGCTCGCCGGATGCACATGATCAGAGGCCCAAGTATCGGCCTGAGGACTTGGAAAGAGCCCAGAGGCTGCTGGACGGTGACTACACGGGCTATGACTCCGGAACCTCCCCCACGAAGTACTCTGGATCGGTTCCACAGATTGCATACCGTTCGGCGTACAACTACGAGAGGACATTCTCGCCGAAAAGAGGCGCCGGGTCGCCCAGGCGGAGTGATGCGGGCTCGGCCCCTGCGCTCGGTCTTGATAGTTCCCCGGATGGCACTCGCCGCTACACTGTGTCAGAGCAAGATTACCTTttgctgcagaagctgaaacGTGAAGCGGTGGGCGACCCTCTGGTCAGCGCTCTCCCTTCGCGCGGCCGGCCTCGAGAAAATCGGGTCGTCAGGACCGTGACGCTCGCGGACGACGGCGATGACAATGATGAAATTCCGCCTCCTTTGCCTACGAGACGGGCCGCATCGCCAGTACTTCCTCCTCCGGATCGCGAAGAAGATAGCACGCCAACCAAACCCGCACGGCCGCTGGGCCTTTCAGTGCCATCGAAAAGCGTCGCACCCGCCAAGCCTGCGCGGGTGCCAGATCTTTCAATGCGGTTGAAAAGCGCTGCGCCCGCGTCACCGGTTGTTGAAACGGGGACAAAGCCTTCTACCCCGCTTCAGAAAAATACGGCAGTCTCAATTGATAACAGGGATTCCTTAGTACCCAAAAAACCGCCTCCTAGGAAGCCTGCCTCCTTGACAGAGGCCTCGAAGGCCGATGGATTCATAAAAATCCTAAGCGATCGTGCAAAGAAGCCAGTTCCGCCTAAGCCCGAGacgctgaaaaagtcaGCCTCTTACTTGGAGTCGCTCGAGAACAACAAACTAACTACGGCGTCCCTGGATAAACCAAGCAAGCCTTCGATTCAAAGCAAGCCTTCGATTCAAAGCAAGCCAACATCCTATTTGGACTCCCTTCAGAAAAATAAAGTCACGGTTTCGACACCAGTCCGAGAGCCCAAGTCTCCCTCTCCAATTGCGAAGCCTCAGCACACACCCCAGATGTTTATGAATTCTGTACTCAAAACAGAAAGTTCTCGACCGCTACAAGACTCTTCGGCACAAAGTCCGAAACCCTTTGTTATCCCGCCAAAGCGTAAATCTCCTCAAAAAGAACCAGTACCAGAAAGCGatgaaaaagctgaagtAAGCTTCCTTTCATTGAGATCAAGCTTGAAACCCGCGCAGAGTTTTAAAAAATCTGACGCCCGTGAGCCTGGCTTTAGAAGCGATGAACAAAAGTTGGTTATACCAAAGTTGAGGAGACCAAAGGTTCAGGATGATAGTGCTCAATTTGATGGACAAGAATCACTAAAGTCTGTCCCTCGCTCAATTGAGGGAAATGGCTCCGCTTCGGAAACCGCATCTCAGCGGCAAAGGTTGAATGTTGCCCCTCCTAAGCCAGAACGCAAAGTATCTACTCCTGAGGCTCTTTCTAAAAGAGAGAGTCTTGCTAAAGCGCCTCCGAAACCAGCACGCAAAATATCCACACCGGAGGCTCTTTCgaaaagagaaagcttgaaTAAAGCACCTCCTAAGCCTCCCCGCAAAGTCTCTGCTCTTGAagcgctttcaaagaggGAAAGCCTCAGCAAAGCACCACCTAAACCGGCTCGCAAGGTGTCAACGCCCGAAGCTGTGAATAAAAGAGAGAGTCTCAGCAAACCCCCACCAAAACCATCTCGCAAAGTTTCGATGCCTGAGGCTATGAAGCGTCTTGAAGCTATCAAGGCTAAAAAATTGAGCCAGTTCGAGGGCACTGAAGTCTCCGAGAAACCACCTCAAAAACTCGAGCCTACTGTAGAATCCAAAGGTTCACCTTTGAAAGCGAAAACCGAAGCAAACAACCAAAAAGCCCCAGAAAGTGAATTGGCAGCCCTTATTGCCGCCAAGCAACTTGCGAATAAGGGTAAAAGCCGAACAGCTCCAGAACTTTCAAATAGAGCTCATTTGCCACAAGCAATTCCATTCATGGCGCAACTCGATAATGATAAAATAGCCAAAATGTTGCGCCCGGCATCGGAGACTGATATCTCGAGACCGCGGGCATCAGATGGGGACAATCAACTTAATCATCCAACAAAGTCCAGAGCTCGTGGCCCTAAAAGAAAGCTCCCTAAAGGAGTTAAAACTTAA